A window from Nocardioides mesophilus encodes these proteins:
- the galK gene encoding galactokinase — protein sequence MTAAQQRPDWGWAAPGRVNLMGEHTDYNDGWVLPFAIGQRTRCALRLRDDGRLRLWSAQSDSPGLAVETTTATTPGDVSGWASYVAGVVWAMAEDGIDVPGADIWVDGDVPLGAGLSSSAALEIAVAVALDDTLGLDLGRTRLAALARKAENDYAGAPTGVMDQVASLHGRAGHVLLLDTRTMEIEQVPADLAGAGLTLLVIDTRASHALSDGGGYASVRRDCERAAATLGVRALRDATLADVQTLTEDSLRHRARHIVTENARVHEAVGQLRDADWTGLGRTFDASHASLRDDFRISCEELDVAVEAATGAGALGARMTGGGFGGSAVALVRREDAEPVGEACRRAFADHDWPEPHVFAVEPSPGAGRLER from the coding sequence ATGACCGCGGCGCAGCAGCGGCCGGACTGGGGCTGGGCCGCCCCCGGCCGGGTCAACCTCATGGGCGAGCACACCGACTACAACGACGGCTGGGTGCTGCCGTTCGCGATCGGGCAGCGCACCCGCTGCGCGCTGCGCCTGCGCGACGACGGCAGGCTCCGGCTCTGGTCGGCGCAGTCGGACTCCCCCGGGCTCGCCGTCGAGACCACCACGGCCACCACGCCGGGCGACGTGTCCGGCTGGGCCTCCTACGTCGCCGGTGTGGTCTGGGCGATGGCCGAGGACGGCATCGACGTGCCCGGCGCCGACATCTGGGTCGACGGCGACGTCCCGCTCGGAGCCGGCCTCTCCTCGTCCGCCGCGCTGGAGATCGCGGTCGCCGTGGCCCTCGACGACACGCTCGGGCTCGACCTGGGCCGCACCCGGCTCGCCGCCCTCGCCCGCAAGGCCGAGAACGACTACGCCGGTGCCCCGACGGGCGTGATGGACCAGGTCGCCTCCCTGCACGGCCGCGCCGGCCACGTGCTGCTGCTCGACACCAGGACCATGGAGATCGAGCAGGTCCCCGCCGACCTGGCCGGTGCCGGGCTCACCCTCCTGGTGATCGACACCCGGGCCTCGCACGCGCTCAGCGACGGCGGTGGCTACGCCTCCGTGCGCCGCGACTGCGAGCGGGCCGCCGCGACGCTCGGCGTGCGCGCCCTGCGCGACGCCACCCTGGCCGACGTGCAGACGCTCACCGAGGATTCGCTGCGCCACCGCGCCCGGCACATCGTCACCGAGAACGCCCGGGTGCACGAGGCCGTCGGGCAGCTCCGCGACGCCGACTGGACGGGGCTCGGCCGGACCTTCGACGCCTCCCACGCGTCGCTGCGCGACGACTTCCGGATCAGCTGCGAGGAGCTCGACGTCGCCGTCGAGGCCGCCACCGGCGCCGGCGCCCTCGGCGCCCGGATGACCGGCGGCGGCTTCGGCGGCAGCGCGGTCGCGCTGGTCCGCCGGGAGGACGCGGAGCCGGTGGGCGAGGCCTGCCGTCGGGCGTTCGCCGACCACGACTGGCCTGAACCGCACGTCTTCGCCGTCGAGCCGTCCCCCGGCGCGGGCCGACTCGAACGATGA
- a CDS encoding carbohydrate ABC transporter permease: MTTATPVPVTSEVRTSRPPAPEPRIRAPRVLAYAFLITFSIGMITPILWAFYMSLRPVSETIRKGNLSWPDTLTFDNYVQAWQRADLGSYFLNTLTIVIPAIIVVLLLSTFVAYGLARFSFRFNLALLMLFTAGNLLPQQVVITPLYRLYLHLPAPWTDSGVWANSQFGVVMIHIAFQMGFCTFVMSSYMKTLPVELTEAALVDGASVWRQFWQVILPLCRAPLAALATLEFTWIYNDFFWALVLMIGRGEDQPITTALASLNGTFFTDDNLVAAGSLITAVPTIVVFIVLQKHFVGGLTLGANKG; this comes from the coding sequence ATGACCACGGCCACCCCCGTCCCGGTGACGTCCGAGGTCCGGACCAGCCGGCCGCCCGCACCCGAGCCCCGGATCCGCGCCCCCCGGGTGCTGGCGTACGCGTTCCTGATCACCTTCAGCATCGGGATGATCACCCCGATCCTGTGGGCGTTCTACATGTCGCTGCGGCCGGTCTCGGAGACGATCCGCAAGGGCAACCTGTCTTGGCCGGACACGCTCACCTTCGACAACTACGTCCAGGCCTGGCAGCGCGCCGACCTGGGGTCGTACTTCCTCAACACGCTGACCATCGTGATCCCCGCGATCATCGTGGTGCTGCTGCTCTCCACCTTCGTGGCCTACGGCCTGGCCCGGTTCAGCTTCCGGTTCAACCTGGCCCTGCTCATGCTCTTCACGGCCGGCAACCTGCTGCCGCAGCAGGTCGTGATCACGCCGCTCTACCGGCTCTACCTGCACCTGCCGGCGCCCTGGACGGACTCGGGGGTGTGGGCCAACAGCCAGTTCGGAGTGGTGATGATCCACATCGCCTTCCAGATGGGCTTCTGCACGTTCGTGATGAGCAGCTACATGAAGACGTTGCCGGTGGAGCTGACCGAGGCGGCCCTGGTCGACGGCGCCAGCGTGTGGCGGCAGTTCTGGCAGGTCATCCTGCCGCTGTGCCGGGCTCCGCTGGCGGCACTGGCCACCCTGGAGTTCACCTGGATCTACAACGACTTCTTCTGGGCGCTGGTGCTGATGATCGGCCGCGGCGAGGACCAGCCCATCACCACCGCGCTGGCCAGTCTCAACGGCACCTTCTTCACCGACGACAACCTGGTGGCCGCCGGGTCGCTGATCACGGCGGTCCCGACGATCGTCGTCTTCATCGTGCTGCAGAAGCACTTCGTGGGCGGCCTGACCCTCGGAGCGAACAAGGGATGA
- a CDS encoding ABC transporter substrate-binding protein yields the protein MTRPSSPLWTPSRSLAPAVSSPFTRRSLLRGMMAGGALAAIPGLAGCGGDDSSGATGGGTATSLGSNFSDEVPQQALKDSIDAFIKKSGIKVDVNTVDHEQFQENITSYLQGGPQDVYAWFAGYRMKFFADQGFAGDVSDLWAGDMGDGFTDAFKQASTGNDGKQYFVPFYYYPWAVFYRKSLFEEKGYTIPETMDDLTALCQEMQKDGLEPIGFADKEGWPAMGTFDVLNFRQNGYDFHVSLMAGEESWESDEVKSVFETWRSLMPYHQKDALARDWLDSAAGLLNKKVGMYYLGMFVGQAFTKPEDRDDLDFFVFPALNEEHGTDTIEAPIDGWMMSPKPEDEKAAKQLLAWFGSGEGQDAYLKSDPNNVAASSDADTSGYNALQKKAAELVGASANITQFLDRDTRPDFASTVMIPSLQKFIGSPEDIDGLCSSIEEQKKSIFG from the coding sequence ATGACGCGTCCCTCGTCCCCCCTGTGGACCCCCTCCCGCTCGCTCGCGCCGGCGGTCTCGTCCCCGTTCACCCGCCGGAGCCTGCTCCGCGGGATGATGGCCGGCGGTGCGCTCGCAGCGATCCCCGGGCTCGCCGGCTGCGGCGGCGACGACTCGAGCGGTGCAACAGGAGGCGGCACGGCCACCTCGCTGGGCTCCAACTTCTCCGACGAGGTCCCCCAGCAGGCGCTGAAGGACTCGATCGACGCCTTCATCAAGAAGTCGGGGATCAAGGTCGACGTGAACACCGTCGACCACGAGCAGTTCCAGGAGAACATCACCAGCTACCTGCAGGGTGGACCCCAGGACGTCTACGCCTGGTTCGCCGGCTACCGGATGAAGTTCTTCGCCGACCAGGGCTTCGCGGGTGACGTCTCCGACCTCTGGGCCGGCGACATGGGCGACGGCTTCACCGACGCCTTCAAGCAGGCCTCGACCGGCAACGACGGCAAGCAGTACTTCGTGCCCTTCTACTACTACCCGTGGGCGGTCTTCTACCGGAAGAGCCTCTTCGAGGAGAAGGGCTACACGATCCCGGAGACCATGGACGACCTGACCGCGCTCTGCCAGGAGATGCAGAAGGACGGCCTCGAGCCGATCGGGTTCGCCGACAAGGAGGGCTGGCCCGCCATGGGCACCTTCGACGTCCTCAACTTCCGGCAGAACGGCTACGACTTCCACGTCAGCCTGATGGCCGGGGAGGAGTCGTGGGAGAGCGACGAGGTCAAGTCGGTCTTCGAGACGTGGCGCTCGCTGATGCCCTACCACCAGAAGGACGCGCTGGCGCGTGACTGGCTGGACAGCGCGGCCGGCCTGCTGAACAAGAAGGTCGGCATGTACTACCTCGGCATGTTCGTCGGCCAGGCGTTCACCAAGCCCGAGGACCGCGACGACCTGGACTTCTTCGTCTTCCCCGCCCTCAACGAGGAGCACGGCACCGACACCATCGAGGCGCCGATCGACGGCTGGATGATGTCGCCGAAGCCGGAGGACGAGAAGGCGGCCAAGCAGCTGCTCGCCTGGTTCGGCAGCGGCGAGGGCCAGGACGCCTACCTCAAGAGCGACCCCAACAACGTGGCGGCCAGCAGCGACGCGGACACGTCGGGCTACAACGCGCTGCAGAAGAAGGCCGCCGAGCTGGTCGGTGCCTCCGCGAACATCACCCAGTTCCTCGACCGCGACACCCGGCCCGACTTCGCCTCCACCGTCATGATCCCGTCGCTGCAGAAGTTCATCGGCAGCCCCGAGGACATCGACGGGCTCTGCAGCTCCATCGAGGAGCAGAAGAAGTCGATCTTCGGCTGA
- a CDS encoding coenzyme F420-0:L-glutamate ligase — MTDAVTVLPVTGVGEVRPGADLAQLLLDALGSDGLRDGDVLVVTSKVVSKAEGRLVHTDRTAALDAETARVVARRGPTTIVRTRHGLVMAGAGIDASNTAPGTVLLLPEDPDASARRLRATLLERTGCNVAVVVTDTAGRAWRHGQTDLAIGAAGLTVLHDHAGLHDPHGNLLVVTAPAVADEIAAAADLVKGKLARRPAAVLRGLSAWVLPAGAHGAGARVLVREEDQDMFGLGARDAVLAALGADPAARAGFGRAAPAADLLVHLAALGAPGVAAGTDVDVPLPELAPRELGRWEARVHAAVFALGWSVVPSHDPTTVLRLRPPTP, encoded by the coding sequence GTGACCGATGCCGTCACGGTGCTCCCGGTCACCGGGGTCGGCGAGGTACGTCCCGGCGCCGACCTCGCCCAGCTGCTGCTCGACGCGCTGGGCTCCGACGGCCTCCGGGACGGCGACGTCCTGGTCGTCACCAGCAAGGTGGTCAGCAAGGCCGAGGGCCGGCTGGTCCACACCGACCGGACCGCCGCGCTCGACGCCGAGACCGCCCGGGTCGTCGCGCGCCGCGGCCCCACCACCATCGTGCGCACGCGGCACGGGCTGGTGATGGCCGGCGCCGGCATCGACGCCTCCAACACCGCACCCGGCACCGTGCTGCTGCTCCCCGAGGACCCCGACGCCTCCGCCCGGAGGCTGCGCGCCACGCTGCTGGAGCGGACCGGGTGCAACGTCGCGGTCGTCGTCACGGACACCGCCGGGCGCGCCTGGCGGCACGGGCAGACCGACCTCGCCATCGGGGCCGCCGGCCTGACGGTCCTCCACGACCACGCCGGCCTGCACGATCCGCACGGCAACCTGCTGGTGGTGACCGCGCCCGCCGTGGCCGACGAGATCGCCGCCGCGGCGGACCTGGTCAAGGGCAAGCTGGCCCGGCGGCCCGCCGCGGTGCTCCGGGGCCTCTCGGCCTGGGTGCTGCCCGCCGGCGCGCACGGCGCCGGCGCCCGCGTCCTGGTCCGCGAGGAGGACCAGGACATGTTCGGGCTGGGCGCCCGCGACGCCGTGCTGGCAGCCCTGGGCGCGGACCCCGCCGCCCGCGCCGGGTTCGGCCGGGCAGCCCCCGCCGCCGACCTGCTGGTCCACCTCGCGGCACTCGGCGCGCCGGGCGTCGCTGCCGGCACCGACGTCGACGTACCCCTGCCGGAACTGGCGCCGCGCGAGCTCGGCCGCTGGGAGGCCCGGGTGCACGCGGCGGTCTTCGCGCTCGGCTGGAGCGTCGTGCCGAGTCACGATCCGACCACGGTGCTCAGGTTGCGACCGCCGACTCCGTAG
- a CDS encoding carbohydrate ABC transporter permease — protein MTDTAAPPRPAARARRRKRLTRLTSRDKLVLGVLIGIPTLLHIALIWVPTIGSVILSFGTLGPLDNITDMKWVGLQNYEQIFTIYPLFWPAVEHNVIWLVFFLLVPTTLGLLLAYVLDKELKGTRIYQSLIFVPVVLSLALVGFIWELIYNQDGLLNAVLGTDRAWLSSDGNLYLVLIAASWRHVGYVMILFLAGLKSVDPALREAASLDGASEWQTFRHVVFPALAPVNVVVLVVTIVESLRAFDIVYVLNGGRNGLELLSVLVTQNVIGEASRPGYGSALAVILLAISMVVILPYLYKVFRKDLTQ, from the coding sequence ATGACTGACACAGCAGCGCCGCCGCGCCCGGCGGCCCGGGCGCGGCGGCGGAAGCGGCTGACCCGCCTGACCTCACGCGACAAGCTGGTGCTCGGGGTGCTCATCGGGATCCCCACCCTGCTGCACATCGCGCTGATCTGGGTCCCGACCATCGGCTCGGTGATCCTGTCGTTCGGCACGCTCGGCCCGCTGGACAACATCACGGACATGAAGTGGGTCGGTCTGCAGAACTACGAGCAGATCTTCACGATCTACCCGCTGTTCTGGCCGGCGGTCGAGCACAACGTCATCTGGCTGGTGTTCTTCCTGCTGGTGCCGACCACCCTGGGGCTGCTGCTGGCCTACGTCCTGGACAAGGAGCTGAAGGGCACGCGGATCTACCAGAGCCTGATCTTCGTCCCGGTCGTGCTGTCGCTGGCCCTGGTCGGCTTCATCTGGGAGCTGATCTACAACCAGGACGGTCTGCTCAACGCCGTGCTCGGCACGGACCGGGCCTGGCTGTCCTCCGACGGCAACCTGTACCTGGTGCTGATCGCCGCGAGCTGGCGGCACGTCGGCTACGTGATGATCCTGTTCCTCGCCGGTCTGAAGAGCGTCGACCCCGCGCTGCGCGAGGCGGCCTCGCTGGACGGGGCGAGCGAGTGGCAGACGTTCCGGCACGTGGTGTTCCCGGCGCTCGCGCCGGTCAACGTGGTGGTGTTGGTCGTGACCATCGTCGAGTCGCTGCGGGCCTTCGACATCGTCTACGTGCTCAACGGCGGCCGCAACGGCCTGGAGCTGCTGTCGGTGCTGGTCACGCAGAACGTGATCGGCGAGGCGAGCCGGCCGGGCTACGGCTCGGCGCTCGCGGTGATCCTGCTGGCCATCTCGATGGTCGTGATCCTGCCCTACCTGTACAAGGTGTTCCGGAAGGACCTGACGCAATGA
- a CDS encoding alpha-galactosidase has product MTGASEPVHSDAGTVHLRRAGTSVLLALPAHPDATGAPDGSLPAVVHWGADLGDLTNEAAAAVERATRPVVPHSALDRAFRLPLLPQPARGWTGRRVLEGRVLGGAGLPAVPLLAGAGPAEVEDGDETTAARVTFRSADAELGLEVRTELELTPEGLLRVRHTLRAGTGAGAAAGFEVAHLLSCLPLPAPATELLDLTGRWCRERAPQRQPIHQGAWVRDSWHGRTGHDATLLMVAGTPGFGFGRGEVWGVHTAWSGDHTTWVERLPTGEAVIGGGELLGPGEVRLEAGEGYTTPWVYAGWSDRGLDGLTDRFHRHLRARPQHVERPRPVVLNTWEAVYFDQDLDGLTALADAAAAIGVERFVLDDGWFLGRRDDQRGLGDWTVDPDVWPAGLTPLVEHVVGRGMEFGLWVEPEMVNQDSDLFREHPEWMLRGRETDPPPWRHQQVLDLRVPEAYAHLRDALLGLLDGHAISFLKWDMNRDLVDTGPGVHAQTQAVYRLLDELKSAHPEVEIESCSSGGARVDLAVLERTDRIWASDCIDALERQSIQRWTSLLVPLELMGAHVGGPEAHTTGRRHRLAFRAATALFGHFGIEWDLRGLSEAESTELAGWIGLYREHRSLLHTGRLHRADSPDESLWVHGVVAEDGGRALYAVVRTATSADAVPSPVRLPGLDPGRDYEVRVVGPVPAERAPRLQLSEGWTPGPLLLSGAALGTVGLVPPVLAPEDAVVLEVSAVPR; this is encoded by the coding sequence ATGACGGGAGCCTCGGAGCCGGTGCACAGCGATGCCGGGACCGTGCACCTTCGGCGAGCCGGTACGTCGGTGCTGCTGGCGCTGCCGGCGCACCCGGACGCCACGGGCGCACCGGACGGGTCGCTGCCGGCGGTCGTGCACTGGGGCGCCGATCTCGGCGATCTGACGAACGAGGCCGCCGCGGCGGTCGAGCGGGCCACCCGGCCCGTGGTCCCGCACAGCGCGCTGGACCGGGCGTTCCGACTGCCCCTGCTGCCGCAGCCGGCCCGCGGCTGGACCGGCCGGCGGGTGCTGGAGGGCCGCGTCCTCGGCGGGGCCGGCCTGCCCGCCGTACCCCTGCTCGCGGGCGCCGGGCCGGCCGAGGTGGAGGACGGCGACGAGACGACCGCCGCCCGGGTCACCTTCCGCTCGGCCGACGCCGAGCTCGGCCTCGAGGTCCGCACCGAGCTGGAGCTGACCCCCGAGGGGCTGCTGCGGGTGCGGCACACGCTCCGGGCCGGCACCGGCGCCGGAGCCGCCGCGGGGTTCGAGGTCGCCCACCTGCTCTCCTGCCTGCCGCTGCCGGCGCCGGCCACCGAGCTGCTCGACCTCACCGGGCGCTGGTGCCGCGAGCGCGCCCCCCAGCGACAGCCGATCCACCAGGGCGCCTGGGTGCGCGACTCCTGGCACGGCCGCACCGGCCACGACGCCACCCTGCTCATGGTCGCCGGCACCCCCGGCTTCGGCTTCGGGCGCGGCGAGGTGTGGGGCGTGCACACCGCCTGGAGCGGCGACCACACCACCTGGGTGGAGCGGCTTCCCACCGGCGAAGCGGTCATCGGCGGCGGGGAGCTCCTCGGTCCCGGTGAGGTCCGGCTCGAGGCAGGAGAGGGTTACACCACACCCTGGGTGTACGCCGGCTGGAGCGACCGTGGCCTCGACGGGCTGACCGACCGGTTCCACCGGCACCTGCGGGCCCGGCCCCAGCACGTCGAGCGGCCCCGGCCGGTGGTGCTCAACACCTGGGAGGCGGTCTACTTCGACCAGGACCTCGACGGGCTGACGGCGCTGGCCGACGCCGCCGCCGCGATCGGGGTCGAGCGGTTCGTGCTCGACGACGGCTGGTTCCTGGGCCGCCGCGACGACCAGCGCGGGCTGGGGGACTGGACCGTCGACCCGGACGTCTGGCCCGCCGGGCTCACGCCGCTGGTCGAGCACGTGGTCGGCCGCGGGATGGAGTTCGGGCTCTGGGTCGAGCCGGAGATGGTCAACCAGGACTCCGACCTGTTCCGCGAGCACCCCGAGTGGATGCTGCGCGGCCGGGAGACCGACCCGCCGCCGTGGCGCCACCAGCAGGTCCTCGACCTGCGGGTTCCCGAGGCCTACGCCCACCTGCGCGACGCCCTGCTGGGGCTGCTCGACGGGCATGCGATCAGCTTCTTGAAGTGGGACATGAACCGCGACCTCGTGGACACCGGTCCGGGGGTGCACGCGCAGACGCAGGCGGTCTACCGGCTGCTCGACGAGCTCAAGTCGGCGCACCCGGAGGTGGAGATCGAGAGCTGCAGCTCCGGCGGCGCCCGGGTGGACCTGGCCGTCCTCGAGCGCACCGACCGGATCTGGGCGAGCGACTGCATCGACGCGCTGGAGCGCCAGTCGATCCAGAGATGGACGTCGTTGCTGGTGCCGCTGGAGCTGATGGGCGCCCACGTCGGCGGACCGGAGGCGCACACGACCGGGCGGCGTCACCGGCTGGCCTTCCGCGCCGCCACCGCGCTCTTCGGACACTTCGGCATCGAGTGGGACCTGCGCGGGCTGTCCGAGGCCGAGAGCACCGAGCTGGCCGGCTGGATCGGCCTCTACCGGGAGCACCGCTCGCTGCTGCACACCGGTCGGCTGCACCGCGCGGACTCGCCTGACGAGTCGCTGTGGGTGCACGGGGTCGTCGCCGAGGACGGCGGGCGGGCCCTCTACGCCGTGGTCCGCACTGCGACCTCCGCCGACGCGGTTCCCTCCCCGGTCCGGTTGCCCGGGCTCGACCCCGGGCGCGACTACGAGGTCCGGGTGGTCGGACCGGTGCCTGCCGAACGGGCCCCGAGGTTGCAGCTGAGCGAGGGCTGGACGCCCGGACCGCTGCTCCTGTCCGGTGCCGCGCTGGGCACCGTCGGCCTGGTGCCGCCGGTGCTCGCGCCCGAGGACGCGGTGGTGCTGGAGGTCAGCGCCGTTCCTCGCTGA
- a CDS encoding DeoR/GlpR family DNA-binding transcription regulator, producing the protein MLAQQRQALILETVRESGAARVADLVLRFGVSDMTIRRDLDALARRGLLDKVHGGATVPQAGSTDEPGFAEKSRREPVEKRGIARAAAQLVRPGQAIGLSAGTTTWTLAHELLDVPGLTVVTNSPPVAEVLHEQGRADQTVVLTGGVRTPSDALVGPVAVGSLASINLDTVFLGTHGMDVRAGFSTPNFLEAETNRALIRAARRLVVVADHTKWGVVGIATIAPLDQADVLVSDPGLSRDARQHLSEHVDELVVAAPDGTETR; encoded by the coding sequence GTGCTCGCCCAGCAGCGGCAGGCGCTGATCCTGGAGACGGTGCGTGAGAGCGGGGCCGCCCGGGTCGCCGACCTCGTGCTCCGCTTCGGCGTCTCCGACATGACCATCCGCCGGGACCTCGATGCGCTGGCCCGCCGCGGGTTGCTGGACAAGGTCCACGGCGGGGCGACGGTGCCGCAGGCCGGCAGCACCGACGAGCCCGGCTTCGCCGAGAAGTCCCGGCGGGAGCCGGTGGAGAAGCGGGGCATCGCCCGCGCGGCCGCCCAGCTGGTCCGGCCGGGCCAGGCGATCGGGCTCTCCGCCGGCACCACCACCTGGACGCTGGCCCACGAGCTCCTCGACGTCCCCGGCCTGACGGTCGTGACCAACTCCCCGCCGGTCGCCGAGGTGCTCCACGAGCAGGGCCGCGCCGACCAGACGGTCGTGCTCACCGGAGGAGTGCGCACCCCCTCCGACGCGCTCGTCGGGCCGGTCGCCGTCGGCTCCCTGGCCTCGATCAACCTCGACACGGTGTTCCTCGGCACCCACGGGATGGACGTGCGGGCCGGCTTCAGCACGCCGAACTTCCTCGAGGCCGAGACCAACCGGGCGCTGATCCGGGCGGCCCGCCGCCTGGTGGTGGTGGCGGACCACACGAAGTGGGGGGTGGTCGGCATCGCTACGATCGCCCCCCTGGACCAGGCCGACGTGCTGGTCTCGGACCCCGGACTCAGCCGGGACGCGCGTCAGCACCTCTCGGAGCACGTCGACGAGCTGGTGGTGGCTGCGCCGGACGGAACGGAGACTCGATGA
- a CDS encoding beta-galactosidase: MPSPYSGPSTPTRTLAGGALSFGGDYNPEQWPEDVWPEDIALMREAGVNLVTVGVFSWAHLEPEPGVHTHDWLHRILDLLHAGGISVDLATATASPPPWLSHRHPEVLPQRADGTRLSFGSRQAYCPSSPVYREHARALVERIAQRHGDHPALRLWHVGNEFADHVPTCFCEISATAFRDWLRERYGEIDSLNAAWGTSFWSQRYSCFEEVQPPRATPAFGNPTQALDFRRFSSDEHLANHVAEREILRDHTPGVPVTTNFMAGREVVDYWRWAEEVDLVSTDHYLVAADPRAHRELSFCADLTRGLADGRPWLLMEHSTSAVNWQPRNVAKRPGQTIRNSLQHVARGSDGALFFQWRASRAGAEKFHSALVPHAGTDSRLWREVVELGALLGRLAPVCGSRVVSQVALVVDYQAWWACEGTAHPSVDVRYRDRAEALHGALMDAGLTVDVVRPGADLSGYPLALVPTLHLVSDEDAARLTDYVRGGGHLLVTYFSGIVDEHDHVRLGGYPGAFREVLGVRSEEFCPLRAGESVRLVDPDGATAGTADVWTEDVHLEGARTVLACADGPVPGAPAVTRNAYGDGVAWYAAVRTDPQTTADLLRRVCAEAGVAAALPVPPGVEAVVRQDEQHRFLFLLNHTDGEVSVPLPEPGEDLVSGTAVTGAVALVAGGVAVVRTEARAG, from the coding sequence ATGCCTTCGCCGTACTCCGGCCCCTCGACGCCGACGCGCACCCTGGCCGGTGGCGCCCTGTCGTTCGGCGGCGACTACAACCCCGAGCAGTGGCCCGAGGACGTGTGGCCCGAGGACATCGCGCTGATGCGCGAGGCCGGGGTCAACCTGGTCACCGTCGGGGTCTTCTCCTGGGCGCACCTCGAGCCCGAGCCGGGGGTGCACACGCACGACTGGCTGCACCGGATCCTGGATCTCCTGCACGCCGGCGGCATCTCGGTCGACCTCGCCACCGCGACCGCCTCGCCCCCGCCGTGGCTCTCCCACCGGCACCCCGAGGTGCTCCCCCAGCGTGCGGACGGTACCCGGCTCTCCTTCGGCAGCCGGCAGGCCTACTGCCCGAGCTCGCCGGTCTACCGCGAGCACGCCCGCGCCCTCGTCGAGCGGATCGCGCAGCGCCACGGCGACCACCCGGCACTGCGGCTGTGGCACGTCGGCAACGAGTTCGCCGACCACGTCCCGACCTGCTTCTGCGAGATCAGCGCCACCGCCTTCCGTGACTGGCTGCGGGAGCGCTACGGCGAGATCGACTCCCTGAACGCGGCCTGGGGCACGAGCTTCTGGTCGCAGCGCTACTCCTGCTTCGAGGAGGTGCAGCCGCCCCGGGCCACACCAGCCTTCGGCAACCCGACGCAGGCCCTGGACTTCCGGCGGTTCTCCTCCGACGAGCACCTCGCCAACCACGTCGCCGAGCGGGAGATCCTGCGCGACCACACCCCTGGAGTGCCGGTGACCACGAACTTCATGGCCGGCCGGGAGGTCGTGGACTACTGGCGCTGGGCCGAGGAGGTCGACCTGGTCAGCACCGACCACTACCTGGTCGCCGCCGACCCCCGGGCGCACCGGGAGCTCTCCTTCTGCGCCGACCTCACCCGAGGCCTGGCCGACGGCCGGCCGTGGCTGCTGATGGAGCACTCCACCAGTGCGGTGAACTGGCAGCCGCGCAACGTGGCCAAGCGGCCCGGGCAGACGATCCGCAACAGCCTCCAGCACGTGGCCCGGGGCTCCGACGGGGCCCTGTTCTTCCAGTGGCGCGCCTCGCGGGCCGGGGCCGAGAAGTTCCACTCCGCGCTGGTCCCGCACGCCGGCACGGACAGCCGGCTCTGGCGCGAGGTCGTCGAGCTGGGCGCCCTGCTGGGCAGGCTGGCCCCCGTGTGCGGCTCGAGGGTGGTGTCCCAGGTCGCGCTGGTGGTGGACTACCAGGCATGGTGGGCGTGCGAGGGCACCGCGCACCCGTCGGTCGACGTGCGCTACCGCGACCGTGCGGAGGCGCTGCACGGAGCGCTGATGGACGCCGGCCTCACCGTCGACGTGGTCCGCCCGGGAGCCGACCTGAGCGGCTACCCGCTGGCGCTCGTACCGACTCTGCACCTGGTCAGCGACGAGGACGCCGCCCGGCTCACCGACTACGTCCGCGGCGGCGGCCACCTGCTGGTCACCTACTTCAGCGGCATCGTCGACGAGCACGACCACGTCCGGCTCGGCGGCTATCCCGGTGCGTTCCGCGAGGTGCTCGGGGTGCGGTCGGAGGAGTTCTGCCCGCTGCGGGCCGGGGAGAGCGTGCGGCTCGTCGACCCGGACGGCGCGACCGCCGGCACGGCCGACGTGTGGACCGAGGACGTCCACCTCGAGGGGGCCCGGACCGTGCTCGCCTGTGCGGACGGCCCGGTTCCCGGGGCTCCCGCCGTGACCCGCAACGCGTACGGCGACGGCGTCGCCTGGTACGCCGCCGTCCGGACCGACCCGCAGACCACCGCCGACCTCCTCAGGCGCGTCTGCGCCGAGGCCGGTGTCGCCGCTGCGCTGCCGGTCCCGCCGGGAGTGGAGGCCGTCGTACGCCAGGACGAGCAGCACCGCTTCCTGTTCCTGCTCAACCACACCGACGGGGAGGTCTCGGTCCCCCTCCCCGAGCCGGGTGAGGACCTGGTGTCCGGCACCGCCGTCACCGGCGCCGTCGCCCTGGTCGCCGGGGGCGTCGCGGTCGTCCGCACCGAGGCCCGGGCCGGCTGA